The Medicago truncatula cultivar Jemalong A17 chromosome 4, MtrunA17r5.0-ANR, whole genome shotgun sequence genome includes a region encoding these proteins:
- the LOC11443421 gene encoding serine/threonine-protein phosphatase BSL3, which translates to MDVDSSMASENDNDSKVAKIEEGEQLGGNSIPAPSPSSSGGSPAEQQSQQQGAAAGQVQHSSVVGPRLAPSYTVVDAILEKKEDGPGPRCGHTLTAVPAVGEEGTPGYIGPRLILFGGATALEGNSAASGTPTSAGNAGIRLAGATADVHCYDVLTNKWSRITPFGEPPTPRAAHVATAVGTMVVIQGGIGPAGLSAEDLHVLDLTQQRPRWHRVGVPGPGPGPRYGHVMALVGQRYLMAIGGNDGKRPLADVWALDTAAKPYEWRKLEPEGEGPPPCMYATASARSDGLLLLCGGRDASSVPLASAYGLAKHRDGRWEWAIAPGVSPSSRYQHAAVFVNARLHVSGGALGGGRMVEDSSSVAVLDTAAGVWCDTKSVVTTPRTGRYSADAAGGDASVELVRRCRHAAAAVGDLIFIYGGLRGGILLDDLLVAEDLAAAETTSAASHAAAAAAASDVQMGRVPGRYGFVDDRTGQPMSDAAADGAVVLGNPVAPPVNGDMYTDISTENALLQGSRRTSKGVEYLVEASAAEAEAISATLAAAKARQENGGVESPDRDRGAEATPSGKQISSMIKPEPGGPNSGGVRLHHRAVVIAAETGGALGGMVRQLSIDQFENEGRRVSYGTPESATAARKLLDRQMSINSVPKKVIAHLLKPRGWKPPVRRQFFLDCNEIADLCDSAERIFSSEPTVIQLRAPIKIFGDLHGQFGDLMRLFDEYGSPSTAGDIAYIDYLFLGDYVDRGQHSLETISLLLALKVEYPNNIHLIRGNHEAADINALFGFRIECIERMGERDGIWTWHRINRLFNWLPLAALIEKKIICMHGGIGRSINHLEQIENIQRPITMEAGSIVLMDLLWSDPTENDSVEGLRPNARGPGLVTFGPDRVMEFCNNNDLQLIVRAHECVMDGFERFAQGHLITLFSATNYCGTANNAGAILVLGRDLVVVPKLIHPLPPALSPETSPERHIEDTWMQELNANRPPTPTRGRPPVANDRGSLAWI; encoded by the exons GGAATTCGATTCCGGCGCCGTCGCCGTCGTCGTCCGGTGGATCTCCGGCGGAGCAACAATCACAGCAACAAGGTGCTGCGGCTGGTCAGGTGCAGCATAGTTCGGTTGTTGGACCAAGACTCGCGCCGAGCTATACAGTTGTGGATGCGATTTTGGAGAAGAAGGAAGATGGACCGGGGCCGAGGTGTGGTCATACGTTGACGGCTGTGCCGGCGGTGGGAGAGGAAGGTACACCGGGGTATATTGGTCCGAGGCTGATTTTGTTCGGTGGTGCCACTGCCCTTGAAGGGAATTCAGCGGCGTCAGGGACTCCTACTTCTGCTGGAAATGCAGGCATAC GTTTAGCTGGTGCGACAGCTGACGTCCACTGCTATGATGTCTTGACAAATAAATGGTCTAG GATAACTCCCTTTGGAGAGCCTCCAACCCCAAGGGCTGCACATGTTGCTACTGCAGTGGGAACGATGGTAGTTATCCAG GGTGGCATTGGTCCTGCTGGATTGTCGGCGGAGGACCTTCACGTTCTTGATCTTACACAGCAACGGCCAAGATGGCATAG AGTTGGTGTTCCTGGGCCCGGACCAGGGCCACGCTATGGACATGTTATGGCTTTGGTGGGGCAGAGGTATCTCATGGCAATTGGAGGCAATGATG GAAAGAGACCTTTGGCTGATGTATGGGCCTTAGACACAGCTGCCAAGCCTTATGAATGGCGCAAATTGGAGCCAGAAGGAGAGGGCCCGCCTCCATGCAT GTATGCAACTGCAAGTGCACGCTCTGACGGGCTTCTTCTGCTTTGTGGAGGGAGGGATGCCAGTAGCGTT CCACTTGCTAGTGCATATGGACTTGCTAAGCATAGAGATGGTCGTTGGGAATGGGCAATTGCACCTGGTGTCTCACCATCTTCAAGATATCAGCATGCAGCG GTGTTTGTTAATGCACGGCTCCATGTGTCTGGCGGGGCTCTTGGTGGAGGACGGATGGTAGAAGATTCGTCGAGTGTTGCAG TGTTGGACACTGCTGCTGGTGTTTGGTGTGATACAAAATCTGTTGTTACTACTCCAAGAACGGGTAGATACAGTGCTGATGCAGCTGGTGGAGATGCCTCAGTCGAGTTGGTCCGGCGTTGCAGGCATGCAGCTGCTGCTGTTGGTgacctaatttttatttatggtGGTTTACGTGGTG GAATCTTGCTGGATGACCTGCTTGTTGCTGAAGATCTTGCTGCTGCGGAAACAACAAGTGCTGCTTCACATGCTGCTGCGGCAGCAGCTGCGTCTGATGTACAAATGGGAAGAGTACCAGGACGATATGGATTTGTTGATGATAGGACAGGACAACCAATGTCCGACGCGGCTGCTGATGGTGCAGTCGTTTTGGGAAATCCAGTTGCCCCCCCTGTAAATGGTGACATGTATACTGATATCAGCACTGAAAATGCCTTGCTTCAGGGGTCTAG GAGAACCAGCAAAGGAGTTGAGTATCTGGTTGAAGCATCTGCTGCAGAAGCTGAAGCTATCAGTGCCACACTGGCTGCTGCGAAGGCACGGCAAGAGAATGGAGGAGTTGAATCACCTGATCGGGACCGTGGGGCTGAGGCTACCCCTAGTGGGAAACAAATATCTTCCATGATTAAGCCTGAACCTGGAGGCCCGAATTCTGGTGGAGTCAGGCTGCATCACAGAGCT GTGGTTATTGCCGCAGAGACTGGTGGAGCATTAGGTGGCATGGTTAGGCAGCTTTCAATTGATCAGTTTGAAAATGAAGGCAGACGGGTCAGTTATGGGACTCCAGAAAGTGCAACTGCTGCTAGAAAGTTATTAGATCGGCAGATGTCTATCAATAGTGTCCCAAAGAAG GTCATAGCACACCTCTTAAAGCCTCGTGGCTGGAAACCACCAGTTCGACGGCAGTTTTTCTTGGATTGCAATGAAATTGCAGATCTTTGTGATAGTGCAGAGAGGATATTTTCCAGCGAACCAACTGTTATACAGCTTAGGGCaccaattaaaatatttggtgATTTACATGGGCAGTTTGGGGATCTCATGCGTCTCTTTGATGAGTATGGTTCACCATCAACTGCCGGTGATATAGC ATATATCGATTATCTATTCCTAGGAGATTATGTTGATAGGGGCCAACACAGCCTGGAAACTATAAGTCTTCTGCTTGCTTTGAAG GTTGAGTATCCAAACAATATTCATTTAATACGTGGAAACCATGAAGCTGCAGATATTAATGCCCTTTTTGGTTTTCGAATTGAGTGCATTGAGAGGATG GGTGAGAGAGATGGAATTTGGACATGGCATCGGATAAACCGTCTGTTTAATTGGCTTCCTCTTGCAGCTctaattgagaaaaaaattatttgcatgCATGGGGGTATTGGCCGGTCAATAAATCACTTGGAACAAATCGAGAATATTCAGCGTCCTATTACAATGGAAGCAGGATCAATTGTGCTGATGGATCTTTTATG GTCTGATCCTACAGAGAATGACAGCGTGGAAGGGCTGCGACCGAATGCTAGAGGTCCAGGGTTAGTTACTTTTGGG CCTGACCGTGTAATGGAATTTTGCAATAACAATGATCTTCAGCTGATTGTTCGTGCACATGAATGCGTGATGGATGGCTTTGAGCGTTTTGCTCAGGGACATTTAATCACCCTTTTCTCAGCTACAAACTATTGCG GTACTGCAAATAATGCTGGGGCGATATTAGTTTTGGGAAGGGATCTTGTGGTGGTTCCTAAACTGATTCATCCATTACCACCTGCACTTTCACCAGAAACTTCGCCAGAACGTCATATTGAAGATACCTGGATGCAG GAATTGAATGCTAACAGACCACCAACGCCAACTAGAGGTCGTCCTCCTGTCGCAAATGACCGTGGCTCGCTGGCTTGGATATAG
- the LOC11439875 gene encoding protein FAF-like, chloroplastic, with protein MSTCMTMKIEEDTVLNQKQGIVTILNCNSDTNFTPNSPPSLRRTLSADMSSKKWLPPKGSSNLIKKISSSENLFQLHPNNSFSSSEEDGEFKETKLDDEAEAERERLEIWSSIQKNKKEEQQKGGSFDTWGSLMCLKTNDEISKSLPPYIHPLAKRTKSSLSRKSLEICTESLGSETGSDGPVSSYPPSESLGSDTGSDGLLSSDPPSETEDTEEHQQNHLEQEPEEDKKEVEDKEQEVLEVARFNYGGVAATTKKSPPRSFPPPLPSLSRQDGPSFQMRPHRDNGRLVLEAVSLPSLNNFCVQRQDGRLVLTFANQDQEIGENDEKENDGVGELEEEFEGFEEEKDDPYEYEDEIEDEEVEDADGDGGSKSVIEKGSFMSFDKTTIKSSIHWIGSNNKMVNKPIGVVNMNPKWSKKFNNEVDNKNFEDKDVQVVEASQMVKSLPPRPRVARLIPSAPNAATGSFNLNAYEHYWRTTKPTTTATKGGNYPLGPYQENNNNNNNKNKIVVSAAGDMKNMNINHVSNDKQQVLVLKGKNGDYLVHNLKSCKDSRRSFLFWEPYCIATS; from the coding sequence ATGTCAACTTGCATGACCATGAAGATAGAAGAAGACACTGTGCTCAATCAGAAACAAGGCATAGTCActatcttgaactgtaacagtGACACTAATTTCACACCTAATTCACCACCTTCTCTCAGAAGAACTCTTTCAGCTGACATGTCCTCCAAAAAATGGCTTCCTCCAAAGGGTTCCTCTAATCTCATCAAGAAGATTTCATCATCTGAAAATCTCTTTCAGTTGCACCCCAACAACTCATTTTCATCCTCTGAGGAAGATGGTGAGTTCAAAGAAACAAAGCTGGATGATGAAGCTGAAGCTGAAAGAGAGAGGCTTGAGATTTGGAGTTCAATCCAGAAAAACAAGAAGGAAGAGCAACAAAAAGGTGGGTCATTTGATACATGGGGTTCACTCATGTGTTTGAAGACTAATGATGAAATCTCCAAATCTCTTCCACCTTACATTCACCCTCTTGCTAAAAGGACAAAAAGCTCTTTGTCTAGGAAGAGTCTTGAAATTTGTACTGAGAGTCTCGGATCCGAGACTGGTTCAGATGGCCCGGTGTCCTCTTATCCTCCATCTGAAAGTCTCGGATCCGATACAGGTTCTGATGGACTGTTGTCCTCTGATCCTCCGTCAGAGACAGAGGATACTGAGGAACATCAACAAAACCATCTAGAACAAGAACCTGAAGAAGACAAAAAAGAAGTGGAAGACAAAGAACAAGAAGTGTTGGAGGTGGCAAGGTTCAATTATGGTGGTGTTGCCGCGACTACTAAGAAATCACCACCACGATCTTTCCCTCCACCACTTCCTTCACTTTCTCGCCAAGACGGTCCTTCTTTTCAAATGAGGCCACACCGCGACAACGGAAGGTTGGTTCTAGAAGCTGTGTCTCTTCCTTCATTGAACAACTTCTGTGTTCAACGCCAAGATGGTAGACTTGTCCTCACTTTTGCAAATCAAGACCAAGAAATTGGTGAGAAtgatgagaaagaaaatgatgGAGTAGGTGAATTGGAAGAAGAGTTTGAAGGGTTTGAGGAAGAAAAGGATGATCCATATGaatatgaagatgaaattgaagatGAGGAAGTTGAAGATGCAGATGGAGATGGAGGATCTAAGAGTGTGATAGAGAAAGGGTCATTTATGTCATTTGATAAAACTACTATAAAGAGTAGTATTCATTGGATAGGATCAAATAATAAGATGGTGAATAAGCCAATTGGAGTAGTGAACATGAATCCAAAGTGGTCAAAGAAGTTCAATAATGAAGTGGATAACAAGAATTTTGAAGACAAAGATGTTCAAGTTGTGGAAGCTAGTCAAATGGTAAAATCACTTCCACCAAGGCCAAGAGTGGCTAGGTTGATTCCATCAGCACCAAATGCAGCAACTGGTTCTTTCAATTTAAATGCTTATGAACATTATTGGAGGAccacaaaaccaacaacaacagcaacaaaagGTGGTAATTATCCACTTGGACCTTATCaagagaataataataataacaacaataagaATAAGATTGTTGTGTCTGCAGCAGGAGATATGAAGAACATGAACATCAACCATGTCTCAAATGATAAGCAACAAGTTTTGGTTCTTAAAGGGAAGAATGGTGATTACTTGGTTCATAATTTGAAGAGTTGCAAGGATTCAAGAAGGTCTTTTCTATTTTGGGAACCATATTGCATTGCTACCTCATGA